A stretch of the Argentina anserina chromosome 6, drPotAnse1.1, whole genome shotgun sequence genome encodes the following:
- the LOC126799836 gene encoding uncharacterized protein LOC126799836 isoform X2: MHSIMSWFLTILFLLISLAVTTPSEANHEEKLQSAVVAGKVYCDTCFQDGFVKTSHFISGASVGVDCKDGSSSKPSFQAQVKTDNQGVFKVHLPFSVSKHVKEIEGCSVKLISSSEPHCAVASTAASSSLPLKSTKLGTHIFTAGLFSFKPLKQGDLCDRKLKTNKLSFSSRVQEQKLLGLPGLPGLPGLPGLPGLPGLPGIGAHPEKMETKATTSKVERHLIALVPGLPSHQVQEEKLLGLPGLPGLPGLPGLPGLPGLPGIGAHPEKMETKTTTSKVERHLIALVPGLPSHQVQEEKLLGLPGLPGLPGLPGLPGLPGIGAHPEKMETKATTSKVERHLIVLVPGLPGHLEQAPESNSETKTFKVGRHLTQLGLPGLPGLGFPTLPPFPGKVTKSNSNTKTTTTSSETERHLTEEEKLTNPEFFFPPNPLNPPSILPPNPLLPSPPPLIPNPFQPPPAPLIPSLPPLPHMPPLPGLTPPSPPPPSFPTIPPLPPFPFPPVPLIPGIPPASSSP; the protein is encoded by the exons ATGCATTCTATAATGTCTTGGTTCTTAACCATATTATTCCTTCTCATTAGTCTAGCAGTTACCACTCCCTCAGAGGCTAACCATGAGGAGAAGCTTCAATCTGCTGTTGTTGCAGGCAAAGTCTACTGTGATACATGCTTCCAAGACGGGTTCGTGAAAACAAGCCACTTCATTTCTG GGGCATCTGTTGGTGTGGATTGCAAAGATGGCAGTTCATCAAAACCTAGCTTTCAAGCACAAGTGAAAACGGATAACCAAGGAGTGTTCAAAGTCCACTTGCCTTTCTCAGTGAGCAAACATGTGAAGGAAATTGAAGGGTGTTCTGTTAAGCTAATCAGTAGCAGTGAACCGCATTGTGCTGTGGCCTCAACAGCAGCCTCATCTTCGCTTcccctcaagtccacgaagctTGGAACACACATCTTCACGGCTGGATTATTTTCCTTCAAGCCCCTAAAGCAAGGCGACCTATGTGACCGAAAGCTAAAAACCAACAAGCTGTCATTTTCCTCACGGGTTCAAGAACAAAAGTTGCTCGGACTACCAGGTCTGCCGGGACTCCCTGGTCTTCCAGGACTCCCAGGTCTTCCAGGACTTCCAGGAATCGGTGCACACCCAGAGAAAATGGAAACCAAAGCTACTACTTCTAAGGTGGAGAGGCATCTCATTGCCCTAGTCCCAGGACTTCCAAGCCACCAGGTTCAAGAAGAAAAGTTACTCGGACTACCAGGTCTGCCGGGACTCCCTGGTCTTCCAGGACTCCCAGGGCTTCCAGGACTTCCAGGAATTGGTGCACACCCAGAGAAAATGGAAACCAAAACTACTACTTCTAAGGTGGAGAGGCACCTCATTGCCCTAGTCCCAGGACTTCCAAGCCACCAGGTTCAAGAAGAAAAGTTACTCGGACTACCAG GTCTACCGGGACTCCCTGGTCTTCCAGGACTCCCAGGACTTCCAGGAATCGGTGCACACCCAGAGAAAATGGAAACCAAAGCTACTACTTCTAAGGTGGAGAGGCATCTCATTGTCCTAGTCCCAGGACTTCCAGGCCACCTAGAGCAAGCTCCAGAGTCCAATTCTGAAACCAAAACTTTCAAGGTAGGGAGACACCTGACTCAACTAG GACTCCCAGGTCTGCCAGGACTGGGATTTCCAACTTTACCCCCTTTCCCAGGAAAAGTGACGAAGTCTAATTCCAATACCAAAACTACTACTACCTCTTCAGAAACAGAGAGACACCtgactgaagaagaaaaattaacCAATCCAGAGTTTTTCTTCCCACCAAACCCTCTAAATCCACCATCAATTTTGCCTCCAAATCCTCTTCTGCCGAGCCCACCTCCACTAATCCCAAACCCATTTCAGCCTCCACCAGCACCATTGATTCCAAGTTTGCCCCCATTGCCTCATATGCCACCACTACCAGGTTTAACTCCAccatctccaccaccacccTCATTCCCAACAATCCCTCCATTACCTCCATTCCCATTCCCACCTGTACCTCTCATCCCTGGAATTCCCCCTGCTTCTTCGTCTCCTTGA
- the LOC126799836 gene encoding uncharacterized protein LOC126799836 isoform X3: protein MHSIMSWFLTILFLLISLAVTTPSEANHEEKLQSAVVAGKVYCDTCFQDGFVKTSHFISGASVGVDCKDGSSSKPSFQAQVKTDNQGVFKVHLPFSVSKHVKEIEGCSVKLISSSEPHCAVASTAASSSLPLKSTKLGTHIFTAGLFSFKPLKQGDLCDRKLKTNKLSFSSRVQEQKLLGLPGLPGLPGLPGLPGLPGLPGIGAHPEKMETKATTSKVERHLIALVPGLPSHQVQEEKLLGLPGLPGLPGLPGLPGLPGLPGLPGLPGIGAHPEKMENKGIPSHQVQEQKLLGLPGLPGLPGLPGLPGLPGIGAHPEKMETKATTSKVERHLIVLVPGLPGHLEQAPESNSETKTFKVGRHLTQLGLPGLPGLGFPTLPPFPGKVTKSNSNTKTTTTSSETERHLTEEEKLTNPEFFFPPNPLNPPSILPPNPLLPSPPPLIPNPFQPPPAPLIPSLPPLPHMPPLPGLTPPSPPPPSFPTIPPLPPFPFPPVPLIPGIPPASSSP, encoded by the exons ATGCATTCTATAATGTCTTGGTTCTTAACCATATTATTCCTTCTCATTAGTCTAGCAGTTACCACTCCCTCAGAGGCTAACCATGAGGAGAAGCTTCAATCTGCTGTTGTTGCAGGCAAAGTCTACTGTGATACATGCTTCCAAGACGGGTTCGTGAAAACAAGCCACTTCATTTCTG GGGCATCTGTTGGTGTGGATTGCAAAGATGGCAGTTCATCAAAACCTAGCTTTCAAGCACAAGTGAAAACGGATAACCAAGGAGTGTTCAAAGTCCACTTGCCTTTCTCAGTGAGCAAACATGTGAAGGAAATTGAAGGGTGTTCTGTTAAGCTAATCAGTAGCAGTGAACCGCATTGTGCTGTGGCCTCAACAGCAGCCTCATCTTCGCTTcccctcaagtccacgaagctTGGAACACACATCTTCACGGCTGGATTATTTTCCTTCAAGCCCCTAAAGCAAGGCGACCTATGTGACCGAAAGCTAAAAACCAACAAGCTGTCATTTTCCTCACGGGTTCAAGAACAAAAGTTGCTCGGACTACCAGGTCTGCCGGGACTCCCTGGTCTTCCAGGACTCCCAGGTCTTCCAGGACTTCCAGGAATCGGTGCACACCCAGAGAAAATGGAAACCAAAGCTACTACTTCTAAGGTGGAGAGGCATCTCATTGCCCTAGTCCCAGGACTTCCAAGCCACCAGGTTCAAGAAGAAAAGTTACTCGGACTACCAGGTCTGCCGGGACTCCCTG GTCTGCCGGGACTCCCTGGTCTTCCAGGACTCCCAGGGCTTCCAGGACTTCCAGGAATTGGTGCACACCCAGAGAAAATGGAAAACAAAGGAATTCCAAGCCACCAGGTTCAAGAACAAAAGTTGCTCGGACTACCAGGTCTACCGGGACTCCCTGGTCTTCCAGGACTCCCAGGACTTCCAGGAATCGGTGCACACCCAGAGAAAATGGAAACCAAAGCTACTACTTCTAAGGTGGAGAGGCATCTCATTGTCCTAGTCCCAGGACTTCCAGGCCACCTAGAGCAAGCTCCAGAGTCCAATTCTGAAACCAAAACTTTCAAGGTAGGGAGACACCTGACTCAACTAG GACTCCCAGGTCTGCCAGGACTGGGATTTCCAACTTTACCCCCTTTCCCAGGAAAAGTGACGAAGTCTAATTCCAATACCAAAACTACTACTACCTCTTCAGAAACAGAGAGACACCtgactgaagaagaaaaattaacCAATCCAGAGTTTTTCTTCCCACCAAACCCTCTAAATCCACCATCAATTTTGCCTCCAAATCCTCTTCTGCCGAGCCCACCTCCACTAATCCCAAACCCATTTCAGCCTCCACCAGCACCATTGATTCCAAGTTTGCCCCCATTGCCTCATATGCCACCACTACCAGGTTTAACTCCAccatctccaccaccacccTCATTCCCAACAATCCCTCCATTACCTCCATTCCCATTCCCACCTGTACCTCTCATCCCTGGAATTCCCCCTGCTTCTTCGTCTCCTTGA
- the LOC126799836 gene encoding uncharacterized protein LOC126799836 isoform X4, whose protein sequence is MHSIMSWFLTILFLLISLAVTTPSEANHEEKLQSAVVAGKVYCDTCFQDGFVKTSHFISGASVGVDCKDGSSSKPSFQAQVKTDNQGVFKVHLPFSVSKHVKEIEGCSVKLISSSEPHCAVASTAASSSLPLKSTKLGTHIFTAGLFSFKPLKQGDLCDRKLKTNKLSFSSRVQEQKLLGLPGLPGLPGLPGLPGLPGLPGIGAHPEKMETKATTSKVERHLIALVPGLPSHQVQEEKLLGLPGLPGLPGLPGLPGLPGLPGIGAHPEKMENKGIPSHQVQEQKLLGLPGLPGLPGLPGLPGLPGIGAHPEKMETKATTSKVERHLIVLVPGLPGHLEQAPESNSETKTFKVGRHLTQLGLPGLPGLGFPTLPPFPGKVTKSNSNTKTTTTSSETERHLTEEEKLTNPEFFFPPNPLNPPSILPPNPLLPSPPPLIPNPFQPPPAPLIPSLPPLPHMPPLPGLTPPSPPPPSFPTIPPLPPFPFPPVPLIPGIPPASSSP, encoded by the exons ATGCATTCTATAATGTCTTGGTTCTTAACCATATTATTCCTTCTCATTAGTCTAGCAGTTACCACTCCCTCAGAGGCTAACCATGAGGAGAAGCTTCAATCTGCTGTTGTTGCAGGCAAAGTCTACTGTGATACATGCTTCCAAGACGGGTTCGTGAAAACAAGCCACTTCATTTCTG GGGCATCTGTTGGTGTGGATTGCAAAGATGGCAGTTCATCAAAACCTAGCTTTCAAGCACAAGTGAAAACGGATAACCAAGGAGTGTTCAAAGTCCACTTGCCTTTCTCAGTGAGCAAACATGTGAAGGAAATTGAAGGGTGTTCTGTTAAGCTAATCAGTAGCAGTGAACCGCATTGTGCTGTGGCCTCAACAGCAGCCTCATCTTCGCTTcccctcaagtccacgaagctTGGAACACACATCTTCACGGCTGGATTATTTTCCTTCAAGCCCCTAAAGCAAGGCGACCTATGTGACCGAAAGCTAAAAACCAACAAGCTGTCATTTTCCTCACGGGTTCAAGAACAAAAGTTGCTCGGACTACCAGGTCTGCCGGGACTCCCTGGTCTTCCAGGACTCCCAGGTCTTCCAGGACTTCCAGGAATCGGTGCACACCCAGAGAAAATGGAAACCAAAGCTACTACTTCTAAG GTGGAGAGGCACCTCATTGCCCTAGTCCCAGGACTTCCAAGCCACCAGGTTCAAGAAGAAAAGTTACTCGGACTACCAGGTCTGCCGGGACTCCCTGGTCTTCCAGGACTCCCAGGGCTTCCAGGACTTCCAGGAATTGGTGCACACCCAGAGAAAATGGAAAACAAAGGAATTCCAAGCCACCAGGTTCAAGAACAAAAGTTGCTCGGACTACCAGGTCTACCGGGACTCCCTGGTCTTCCAGGACTCCCAGGACTTCCAGGAATCGGTGCACACCCAGAGAAAATGGAAACCAAAGCTACTACTTCTAAGGTGGAGAGGCATCTCATTGTCCTAGTCCCAGGACTTCCAGGCCACCTAGAGCAAGCTCCAGAGTCCAATTCTGAAACCAAAACTTTCAAGGTAGGGAGACACCTGACTCAACTAG GACTCCCAGGTCTGCCAGGACTGGGATTTCCAACTTTACCCCCTTTCCCAGGAAAAGTGACGAAGTCTAATTCCAATACCAAAACTACTACTACCTCTTCAGAAACAGAGAGACACCtgactgaagaagaaaaattaacCAATCCAGAGTTTTTCTTCCCACCAAACCCTCTAAATCCACCATCAATTTTGCCTCCAAATCCTCTTCTGCCGAGCCCACCTCCACTAATCCCAAACCCATTTCAGCCTCCACCAGCACCATTGATTCCAAGTTTGCCCCCATTGCCTCATATGCCACCACTACCAGGTTTAACTCCAccatctccaccaccacccTCATTCCCAACAATCCCTCCATTACCTCCATTCCCATTCCCACCTGTACCTCTCATCCCTGGAATTCCCCCTGCTTCTTCGTCTCCTTGA
- the LOC126799836 gene encoding uncharacterized protein LOC126799836 isoform X1: MHSIMSWFLTILFLLISLAVTTPSEANHEEKLQSAVVAGKVYCDTCFQDGFVKTSHFISGASVGVDCKDGSSSKPSFQAQVKTDNQGVFKVHLPFSVSKHVKEIEGCSVKLISSSEPHCAVASTAASSSLPLKSTKLGTHIFTAGLFSFKPLKQGDLCDRKLKTNKLSFSSRVQEQKLLGLPGLPGLPGLPGLPGLPGLPGIGAHPEKMETKATTSKVERHLIALVPGLPSHQVQEEKLLGLPGLPGLPGLPGLPGLPGLPGIGAHPEKMETKTTTSKVERHLIALVPGLPSHQVQEEKLLGLPGLPGLPGLPGLPGLPGLPGIGAHPEKMENKGIPSHQVQEQKLLGLPGLPGLPGLPGLPGLPGIGAHPEKMETKATTSKVERHLIVLVPGLPGHLEQAPESNSETKTFKVGRHLTQLGLPGLPGLGFPTLPPFPGKVTKSNSNTKTTTTSSETERHLTEEEKLTNPEFFFPPNPLNPPSILPPNPLLPSPPPLIPNPFQPPPAPLIPSLPPLPHMPPLPGLTPPSPPPPSFPTIPPLPPFPFPPVPLIPGIPPASSSP; this comes from the exons ATGCATTCTATAATGTCTTGGTTCTTAACCATATTATTCCTTCTCATTAGTCTAGCAGTTACCACTCCCTCAGAGGCTAACCATGAGGAGAAGCTTCAATCTGCTGTTGTTGCAGGCAAAGTCTACTGTGATACATGCTTCCAAGACGGGTTCGTGAAAACAAGCCACTTCATTTCTG GGGCATCTGTTGGTGTGGATTGCAAAGATGGCAGTTCATCAAAACCTAGCTTTCAAGCACAAGTGAAAACGGATAACCAAGGAGTGTTCAAAGTCCACTTGCCTTTCTCAGTGAGCAAACATGTGAAGGAAATTGAAGGGTGTTCTGTTAAGCTAATCAGTAGCAGTGAACCGCATTGTGCTGTGGCCTCAACAGCAGCCTCATCTTCGCTTcccctcaagtccacgaagctTGGAACACACATCTTCACGGCTGGATTATTTTCCTTCAAGCCCCTAAAGCAAGGCGACCTATGTGACCGAAAGCTAAAAACCAACAAGCTGTCATTTTCCTCACGGGTTCAAGAACAAAAGTTGCTCGGACTACCAGGTCTGCCGGGACTCCCTGGTCTTCCAGGACTCCCAGGTCTTCCAGGACTTCCAGGAATCGGTGCACACCCAGAGAAAATGGAAACCAAAGCTACTACTTCTAAGGTGGAGAGGCATCTCATTGCCCTAGTCCCAGGACTTCCAAGCCACCAGGTTCAAGAAGAAAAGTTACTCGGACTACCAGGTCTGCCGGGACTCCCTGGTCTTCCAGGACTCCCAGGGCTTCCAGGACTTCCAGGAATTGGTGCACACCCAGAGAAAATGGAAACCAAAACTACTACTTCTAAGGTGGAGAGGCACCTCATTGCCCTAGTCCCAGGACTTCCAAGCCACCAGGTTCAAGAAGAAAAGTTACTCGGACTACCAGGTCTGCCGGGACTCCCTGGTCTTCCAGGACTCCCAGGGCTTCCAGGACTTCCAGGAATTGGTGCACACCCAGAGAAAATGGAAAACAAAGGAATTCCAAGCCACCAGGTTCAAGAACAAAAGTTGCTCGGACTACCAGGTCTACCGGGACTCCCTGGTCTTCCAGGACTCCCAGGACTTCCAGGAATCGGTGCACACCCAGAGAAAATGGAAACCAAAGCTACTACTTCTAAGGTGGAGAGGCATCTCATTGTCCTAGTCCCAGGACTTCCAGGCCACCTAGAGCAAGCTCCAGAGTCCAATTCTGAAACCAAAACTTTCAAGGTAGGGAGACACCTGACTCAACTAG GACTCCCAGGTCTGCCAGGACTGGGATTTCCAACTTTACCCCCTTTCCCAGGAAAAGTGACGAAGTCTAATTCCAATACCAAAACTACTACTACCTCTTCAGAAACAGAGAGACACCtgactgaagaagaaaaattaacCAATCCAGAGTTTTTCTTCCCACCAAACCCTCTAAATCCACCATCAATTTTGCCTCCAAATCCTCTTCTGCCGAGCCCACCTCCACTAATCCCAAACCCATTTCAGCCTCCACCAGCACCATTGATTCCAAGTTTGCCCCCATTGCCTCATATGCCACCACTACCAGGTTTAACTCCAccatctccaccaccacccTCATTCCCAACAATCCCTCCATTACCTCCATTCCCATTCCCACCTGTACCTCTCATCCCTGGAATTCCCCCTGCTTCTTCGTCTCCTTGA
- the LOC126799836 gene encoding uncharacterized protein LOC126799836 isoform X5 — translation MHSIMSWFLTILFLLISLAVTTPSEANHEEKLQSAVVAGKVYCDTCFQDGFVKTSHFISGASVGVDCKDGSSSKPSFQAQVKTDNQGVFKVHLPFSVSKHVKEIEGCSVKLISSSEPHCAVASTAASSSLPLKSTKLGTHIFTAGLFSFKPLKQGDLCDRKLKTNKLSFSSRVQEQKLLGLPGLPGLPGLPGLPGLPGLPGIGAHPEKMETKTTTSKVERHLIALVPGLPSHQVQEEKLLGLPGLPGLPGLPGLPGLPGLPGIGAHPEKMENKGIPSHQVQEQKLLGLPGLPGLPGLPGLPGLPGIGAHPEKMETKATTSKVERHLIVLVPGLPGHLEQAPESNSETKTFKVGRHLTQLGLPGLPGLGFPTLPPFPGKVTKSNSNTKTTTTSSETERHLTEEEKLTNPEFFFPPNPLNPPSILPPNPLLPSPPPLIPNPFQPPPAPLIPSLPPLPHMPPLPGLTPPSPPPPSFPTIPPLPPFPFPPVPLIPGIPPASSSP, via the exons ATGCATTCTATAATGTCTTGGTTCTTAACCATATTATTCCTTCTCATTAGTCTAGCAGTTACCACTCCCTCAGAGGCTAACCATGAGGAGAAGCTTCAATCTGCTGTTGTTGCAGGCAAAGTCTACTGTGATACATGCTTCCAAGACGGGTTCGTGAAAACAAGCCACTTCATTTCTG GGGCATCTGTTGGTGTGGATTGCAAAGATGGCAGTTCATCAAAACCTAGCTTTCAAGCACAAGTGAAAACGGATAACCAAGGAGTGTTCAAAGTCCACTTGCCTTTCTCAGTGAGCAAACATGTGAAGGAAATTGAAGGGTGTTCTGTTAAGCTAATCAGTAGCAGTGAACCGCATTGTGCTGTGGCCTCAACAGCAGCCTCATCTTCGCTTcccctcaagtccacgaagctTGGAACACACATCTTCACGGCTGGATTATTTTCCTTCAAGCCCCTAAAGCAAGGCGACCTATGTGACCGAAAGCTAAAAACCAACAAGCTGTCATTTTCCTCACGGGTTCAAGAACAAAAGTTGCTCGGACTACCAGGTCTGCCGGGACTCCCTGGTCTTCCAGGACTCCCAG GGCTTCCAGGACTTCCAGGAATTGGTGCACACCCAGAGAAAATGGAAACCAAAACTACTACTTCTAAGGTGGAGAGGCACCTCATTGCCCTAGTCCCAGGACTTCCAAGCCACCAGGTTCAAGAAGAAAAGTTACTCGGACTACCAGGTCTGCCGGGACTCCCTGGTCTTCCAGGACTCCCAGGGCTTCCAGGACTTCCAGGAATTGGTGCACACCCAGAGAAAATGGAAAACAAAGGAATTCCAAGCCACCAGGTTCAAGAACAAAAGTTGCTCGGACTACCAGGTCTACCGGGACTCCCTGGTCTTCCAGGACTCCCAGGACTTCCAGGAATCGGTGCACACCCAGAGAAAATGGAAACCAAAGCTACTACTTCTAAGGTGGAGAGGCATCTCATTGTCCTAGTCCCAGGACTTCCAGGCCACCTAGAGCAAGCTCCAGAGTCCAATTCTGAAACCAAAACTTTCAAGGTAGGGAGACACCTGACTCAACTAG GACTCCCAGGTCTGCCAGGACTGGGATTTCCAACTTTACCCCCTTTCCCAGGAAAAGTGACGAAGTCTAATTCCAATACCAAAACTACTACTACCTCTTCAGAAACAGAGAGACACCtgactgaagaagaaaaattaacCAATCCAGAGTTTTTCTTCCCACCAAACCCTCTAAATCCACCATCAATTTTGCCTCCAAATCCTCTTCTGCCGAGCCCACCTCCACTAATCCCAAACCCATTTCAGCCTCCACCAGCACCATTGATTCCAAGTTTGCCCCCATTGCCTCATATGCCACCACTACCAGGTTTAACTCCAccatctccaccaccacccTCATTCCCAACAATCCCTCCATTACCTCCATTCCCATTCCCACCTGTACCTCTCATCCCTGGAATTCCCCCTGCTTCTTCGTCTCCTTGA
- the LOC126799836 gene encoding uncharacterized protein LOC126799836 isoform X6, protein MHSIMSWFLTILFLLISLAVTTPSEANHEEKLQSAVVAGKVYCDTCFQDGFVKTSHFISGASVGVDCKDGSSSKPSFQAQVKTDNQGVFKVHLPFSVSKHVKEIEGCSVKLISSSEPHCAVASTAASSSLPLKSTKLGTHIFTAGLFSFKPLKQGDLCDRKLKTNKLSFSSRVQEQKLLGLPGLPGLPGLPGLPGLPGLPGIGAHPEKMETKATTSKVERHLIALVPGLPSHQVQEEKLLGLPGLPGLPGLPGLPGLPGLPGIGAHPEKMETKTTTSKVERHLIALVPGLPSHQVQEEKLLGLPGLPGLPGLPGLPGLPGLPGIGAHPEKMENKGIPSHQVQEQKLLGLPGLPGLPGLPGLPGLPGIGAHPEKMETKATTSKVERHLIVLVPGLPGHLEQAPESNSETKTFKVGRHLTQLGLPGLPGLPGLPGLPGIGAHTEEVTEKNINGDHVTPVTTSAP, encoded by the exons ATGCATTCTATAATGTCTTGGTTCTTAACCATATTATTCCTTCTCATTAGTCTAGCAGTTACCACTCCCTCAGAGGCTAACCATGAGGAGAAGCTTCAATCTGCTGTTGTTGCAGGCAAAGTCTACTGTGATACATGCTTCCAAGACGGGTTCGTGAAAACAAGCCACTTCATTTCTG GGGCATCTGTTGGTGTGGATTGCAAAGATGGCAGTTCATCAAAACCTAGCTTTCAAGCACAAGTGAAAACGGATAACCAAGGAGTGTTCAAAGTCCACTTGCCTTTCTCAGTGAGCAAACATGTGAAGGAAATTGAAGGGTGTTCTGTTAAGCTAATCAGTAGCAGTGAACCGCATTGTGCTGTGGCCTCAACAGCAGCCTCATCTTCGCTTcccctcaagtccacgaagctTGGAACACACATCTTCACGGCTGGATTATTTTCCTTCAAGCCCCTAAAGCAAGGCGACCTATGTGACCGAAAGCTAAAAACCAACAAGCTGTCATTTTCCTCACGGGTTCAAGAACAAAAGTTGCTCGGACTACCAGGTCTGCCGGGACTCCCTGGTCTTCCAGGACTCCCAGGTCTTCCAGGACTTCCAGGAATCGGTGCACACCCAGAGAAAATGGAAACCAAAGCTACTACTTCTAAGGTGGAGAGGCATCTCATTGCCCTAGTCCCAGGACTTCCAAGCCACCAGGTTCAAGAAGAAAAGTTACTCGGACTACCAGGTCTGCCGGGACTCCCTGGTCTTCCAGGACTCCCAGGGCTTCCAGGACTTCCAGGAATTGGTGCACACCCAGAGAAAATGGAAACCAAAACTACTACTTCTAAGGTGGAGAGGCACCTCATTGCCCTAGTCCCAGGACTTCCAAGCCACCAGGTTCAAGAAGAAAAGTTACTCGGACTACCAGGTCTGCCGGGACTCCCTGGTCTTCCAGGACTCCCAGGGCTTCCAGGACTTCCAGGAATTGGTGCACACCCAGAGAAAATGGAAAACAAAGGAATTCCAAGCCACCAGGTTCAAGAACAAAAGTTGCTCGGACTACCAGGTCTACCGGGACTCCCTGGTCTTCCAGGACTCCCAGGACTTCCAGGAATCGGTGCACACCCAGAGAAAATGGAAACCAAAGCTACTACTTCTAAGGTGGAGAGGCATCTCATTGTCCTAGTCCCAGGACTTCCAGGCCACCTAGAGCAAGCTCCAGAGTCCAATTCTGAAACCAAAACTTTCAAGGTAGGGAGACACCTGACTCAACTAG GACTCCCAGGTCTCCCTGGACTCCCAGGACTCCCAGGACTTCCAGGAATCGGAGCCCACACAGAAGAAGTTACAGAGAAGAATATTAATGGAGACCATGTCACCCCCGTTACTACTTCTGCTCCTTGA
- the LOC126799836 gene encoding uncharacterized protein LOC126799836 isoform X7 produces MHSIMSWFLTILFLLISLAVTTPSEANHEEKLQSAVVAGKVYCDTCFQDGFVKTSHFISGASVGVDCKDGSSSKPSFQAQVKTDNQGVFKVHLPFSVSKHVKEIEGCSVKLISSSEPHCAVASTAASSSLPLKSTKLGTHIFTAGLFSFKPLKQGDLCDRKLKTNKLSFSSRVQEQKLLGLPGLPGLPGLPGLPGLPGLPGLPGLPGLPGLPGIGAHPEKMENKGIPSHQVQEQKLLGLPGLPGLPGLPGLPGLPGIGAHPEKMETKATTSKVERHLIVLVPGLPGHLEQAPESNSETKTFKVGRHLTQLGLPGLPGLGFPTLPPFPGKVTKSNSNTKTTTTSSETERHLTEEEKLTNPEFFFPPNPLNPPSILPPNPLLPSPPPLIPNPFQPPPAPLIPSLPPLPHMPPLPGLTPPSPPPPSFPTIPPLPPFPFPPVPLIPGIPPASSSP; encoded by the exons ATGCATTCTATAATGTCTTGGTTCTTAACCATATTATTCCTTCTCATTAGTCTAGCAGTTACCACTCCCTCAGAGGCTAACCATGAGGAGAAGCTTCAATCTGCTGTTGTTGCAGGCAAAGTCTACTGTGATACATGCTTCCAAGACGGGTTCGTGAAAACAAGCCACTTCATTTCTG GGGCATCTGTTGGTGTGGATTGCAAAGATGGCAGTTCATCAAAACCTAGCTTTCAAGCACAAGTGAAAACGGATAACCAAGGAGTGTTCAAAGTCCACTTGCCTTTCTCAGTGAGCAAACATGTGAAGGAAATTGAAGGGTGTTCTGTTAAGCTAATCAGTAGCAGTGAACCGCATTGTGCTGTGGCCTCAACAGCAGCCTCATCTTCGCTTcccctcaagtccacgaagctTGGAACACACATCTTCACGGCTGGATTATTTTCCTTCAAGCCCCTAAAGCAAGGCGACCTATGTGACCGAAAGCTAAAAACCAACAAGCTGTCATTTTCCTCACGGGTTCAAGAACAAAAGTTGCTCGGACTACCAGGTCTGCCGGGACTCCCTG GTCTGCCGGGACTCCCTG GTCTGCCGGGACTCCCTGGTCTTCCAGGACTCCCAGGGCTTCCAGGACTTCCAGGAATTGGTGCACACCCAGAGAAAATGGAAAACAAAGGAATTCCAAGCCACCAGGTTCAAGAACAAAAGTTGCTCGGACTACCAGGTCTACCGGGACTCCCTGGTCTTCCAGGACTCCCAGGACTTCCAGGAATCGGTGCACACCCAGAGAAAATGGAAACCAAAGCTACTACTTCTAAGGTGGAGAGGCATCTCATTGTCCTAGTCCCAGGACTTCCAGGCCACCTAGAGCAAGCTCCAGAGTCCAATTCTGAAACCAAAACTTTCAAGGTAGGGAGACACCTGACTCAACTAG GACTCCCAGGTCTGCCAGGACTGGGATTTCCAACTTTACCCCCTTTCCCAGGAAAAGTGACGAAGTCTAATTCCAATACCAAAACTACTACTACCTCTTCAGAAACAGAGAGACACCtgactgaagaagaaaaattaacCAATCCAGAGTTTTTCTTCCCACCAAACCCTCTAAATCCACCATCAATTTTGCCTCCAAATCCTCTTCTGCCGAGCCCACCTCCACTAATCCCAAACCCATTTCAGCCTCCACCAGCACCATTGATTCCAAGTTTGCCCCCATTGCCTCATATGCCACCACTACCAGGTTTAACTCCAccatctccaccaccacccTCATTCCCAACAATCCCTCCATTACCTCCATTCCCATTCCCACCTGTACCTCTCATCCCTGGAATTCCCCCTGCTTCTTCGTCTCCTTGA